The genome window GGGTTGGTCACCGTCGCCAATCAGCTTTCCTACGGCCTGGCCGGTTCCAAAAAATTTCTCCTTTAAGTCTGAGCTGATAATAATGGGCTGATTTTTTGCAACCATATCTGCCTTATTAAACCAGCGGCCTTCCAGCAATTGCGTTGTCATGGTGGTGTTATACGTGTCATCAACAGTATATTGGTTTACTCCACCTACCTGCTTGCCATTATAGTTTGCGCCGCCCTCCCAGGAATTTTGAGAAAACGGAACATTATCGCTGCAAAAGCTTATTTCCTTTACGCCGGGCAATGCCCTTAAATTCTGGCTCAGCGTTTCGTAATAAGTATCAAGCGAATCGGTATTGGAGGTTTTAAAGGCATTATTGTAGCTTACTACCCAAACGTTTTTATATTCAAAACCCATTGGTTTTTTATAGTTGCTATAATAATATACTCCCAAAGTAAAAACCGCGAAGAGTACAAGGAATGAGAATAACATCTCGGACATTAATAAAAAGTTTTGTTTCTTTTTATTCCATATCAGTTTAAATAAATGCTTGAACATAATATTTTAATTTAAATGATTTGACAATTTTCATTGCGCTTTCAGCGCGGTTACTACGTTCAGTTTTGACATGCGCCAGGCCGGGTAAACACCGGAGAGCAGGCCAAAACAGAAACATATCAGCAAGCCAATGCCCAGGACAGTAAAGTTTAATGTTAACACCAGGTTCGGGATCAGGTTGGCACCATTTAGCACCTGCAATGCAATAATCGATAGTACTACACCTATAAGCCCCCCTAATAACGTTAGTATAATATTCTCCACAATAAACTGGTAAACCAACGTGCGTGATGATGCTCCAAAAGCCTTACGCACGCCAATCTCCGAAGAGCGCTCCATTATACGGGTGATATTAATGTTGACCAGGTTGAGCGTAGGTAACAGCATTACCAGCAAAGCAAAAATGCTGATTGCCGTAATCGCTATAGTCATACCGGAATGCTGTTCATCACCGGCGTCAAGATAACTGCGGATATAGGGATCGGCGTGGCTGTATATTTTAATTACCTCCTTACGTGGCAATGGCAGCCTGTTTACCATATCCTCGTACTCGTTGTGCATTTTAGAGACATCCGCTTTTGAATTTGCAAGGAAAACGCCAAAAAAACCGCCCTGGTAACCCTTATCTTTCCTGAAATCGGTTTTTGCTACCGTGTATGGCAGGTATATATCGCTGTAAACCATATAGCTGGTTATAGGTACATTTTTCACCACTCCGGTTACCCTGTATTTAACATTGTCGGCCTCAATATATTTGCCTACCACCGAAGACACATCCCCAAAATATTCTCGTTTCATATCTTCCGAGATTACAGCAACTTTATCGGCATTATCAATTTGCTGCTTGCTGAATGCGTTACCTTCGGTAAAATCATATTCCATTATGTCCCAATAATCTTCATTGGTGTATTTATAATTTACTGCAATTTTCTTGTTATTTACATAGGTATTAGTGCCGCTAAAGCCCGATGAGATGCCCACTTTAACAGGGGTTTTCAAAGCGCGGCCGTAGTGATCTAAAAGGTAAAATGACACGGGACCTGAACTCCTTCCATCTTTCATACTTAGCTGGATCCGGGACACATATAATGAGCGGTCGCGCTTTTTATCAGGATAGCTGTCACCTACCACTTTATCAATAAAGGCGGTTAATACCAGCAGGATGGTAAGCGTAAAGCTGATCCCAAACAAGCTGATAAAGGTGAAGAATTTTCTCCTTCGTAAAACTGCTATGGCTATTTTGAAATAATTTTTAAGCATAATTTTAATTTTTTAGGCTGATTGACTACTGAACCTGTGAACCATCAAATAAGCGAACCAAGCGATGGGTTTTGTGCGCCATATTTTCATCATGCGTAACCATTACTATAGTAGTTCCATCTTTTTGGTTAAGCTGCATCAGTATGTCCATAATTTCGTTACCCATGGCGCTGTCAAGGTTACCGGTAGGCTCGTCTGCCAGGATAATTTCCGGGCGACCGACTATAGCTCTCGCTATAGCTACACGCTGTTTTTGTCCTCCCGATAGTTGATTAGGAAAATGTTTTACACGATTTGAAAGGCCCACTTTTTCAAGCGCTTCAGTAGCAAGCTGTCTCCGCTCCCTTGCAGAAACATTGCGGTAAAGCAATGGCAATTCAACATTGTCCAATACCTGCAAGTCGTTTATCAAATGGTAGCTTTGAAAGATAAAGCCGAGCTTCTGATTGCGAAAATGTGCCAGCTGTTTGTCTGACAGGTGATCTGTTTTTTGATCAGCTATCGTAATGGCTCCTTTTGATGGCAAATCAAGCAGGCCCATTATATTGAGCAGCGTGCTTTTACCGCAACCTGAAGGGCCCATAATAGAAAGAAATTCTCCTTTGGCTATCTCAAGGCTGATACTGTTTAACGCCAGTGTTTCTACCGTATTGGTACGATATACTTTTTCGATGCTTTGTAAGCTTATCATTTGTTTAATTATTAAATTGGTGAATTAGTGACTTTTTATTCTTTGATTTAAGTATTGTTTAATGTTCTACATTTCTCTGATCTTAAAAATTACCTTGGCTTTTTACCTTTCCCCGTTTACCTTTCCCCTTACTTACAAGTTATTTTTTCGTTCTTTTCGAAGTCATAAAGTGACAGATAGCGCAACTGGTAATAGGCGCTCCAAAAATCGCGGAGCGACTGCACATAATCGCGCTTGGCCTGGTCGTTTTCCTGGAAAGCAATGCTGAGGTCAGTTATACTTAAGTCGCCCAAGACATATCTTTCCCTGGCTATTTTGTATTTCTCTGATGCAATACTATCAGCTTCTGCAGTAAGCGCCAGTTGATCTTTCATTACGTTAAACAGCGATACCTGGGTAACTATCTGCTGCTTAAAAGTCTGTTTGTCCTGCTCAACCGAGTATTCAGTAAACTTTTGATTTGCTTCTGCAGTCTTTATTTTAGCTTTCGACCGTCCCCAATCAAGCACCGGAATGGAGAACTGTAATTCCACCAGTTGCTGATTCTGCGGTGACCGATAAACCCCCACAATATTTTTCGCTGAATTTGACGTGCCGATATTGGCCGTTAACGTAGCTGTTAATCCCGTTTGGCCATGTGCAAGGGCAACGTCTCGCTTTGCCTCGGCAATACGCCGCATAAAAGCGATAGCATCTGACCTGTTTGCAAATGCTTCGGTCAAAACCCTGTCGGCTGTTACGCTCATCTGGCTGATGGTTTCGGGCACCTGTAACACAATTTTTTCATCGCCTTCGTGTCCTATGTAGCTGCGAAGGTTGAGGGTGGCAATTTCCATATCGCGTTTGGCTGTGCCTACCGCTTTTTTTGCGTTCAACTGCTCCAGCTGTAACTGCAGGATCTCATTTTTTGACACCTTACCCAGGTCGAACTTCAGGTTAGCTATTTTCAGGATCTTTTGGGTATTTATGAGGTTTGCTTCGGCTGTTTGCAGGTTTACCTGGGCAAGCAGCAGATCAAAAAAGTAGCCGGTTACAGTTATGGAGATCTGCTCCTGCGCTTCAATATAAGCCTGCCTGCTTTCGTTGTATAACAAGGGCTGGATCTTTTTATCCCACTTCAGGCTGTTGAACTGACCTAGCGGCTGACTAAAACCTATTGCATAAGGAACGCCATTATACAAAATGCTGTTCCTGTCAAAATCATCAAAGCGCTGCATTTGGGTTTGCCCATAAATAGTAGCACCGGTTGCTGTTATGCTTTGGCTGAAGTTTAATGTTAGGGATGAATTATCATAATGAATTGGTTGGAATATTATGGTACCATCAGGCTGTACAACCGGGGTGCTAGTCTTGCTATAGGCGGGCAAATTGCCATTTAATGATAACTGCGGCTGATAGTTTGATTTAAAGGTACGCCACTGCCAGTATTTGGTTTCGCGGGTGGTAACGGCCTGTTTGGCTGCGATAGAATTATCTTTGGCCATGGCAACCACCTCCTTCAAAGTAAGCCTTGTTGAATCAGCCTCCCCGCTGCAAAATGCGTTGAGACTGATAGTTAAAAGTAATATTGTGTATAGAATTTTCATTATTTCTGAACTAAGATTTTTAAGATTCGAGGATTGTATATTTTTTTGCGCTTAACCAATCTCTGATTAACTAACCTCTAATCTCTACCCTCAATTAATACTTATCTCCTTTGAATTTTTATACCCGCTCATATCCGAATTGATCACTACATCGCCCGGTTTAACGCCGTCCTTAATCTCCACAAAATCAAAATTGGTAAGGCCTATATGAACAGTGCGCCTTTCAGCTTTGCCGTTGTTTACTACATAAATATCCTGCAAGTCGGGGCCCTTAAAAGCCGGGCCATTTGCAACGCGCATAATATGATTATGGGTCGCTGTCACCAGGTAAACATCTACTTTCATATTTGGCCGAAGCTGTTTGTTGTTGCGCTCATCCAACTGGATATCGAACGAAATGATGCTGTTTTGGATAGATGGGGATACATTTACCACATGACCGCGTAACTGAACTTCGTTTATCAACACAATAACCGGTAAGCCGGTATGCAGCTGATCGAGCGAGTTATCAGAGATGCTACCCTGCACTTTAAAGCTGCCCAGATCGGCAATCCGGGCTAATGATTCTCCTTCGTGCACGTTCGCACCTATATTACGGTTAACGAAGGTTACCACACCAGCCCGGGTAGCCACAATATTTGCAAGGTTTAATTTACGTTGCTGCGCCACGAGATCGCTGCTTAAAATATCGGCTGCTATTTCGGCCTCCTTTATCTCTATCTGCATGGTTTGCTGCTTGTTTTTCACTTCGTTTTCAAGCTGTTTCTTTTCAAGTTGCGCAACCTTTAAATTCAGTTCCGCCTGCTCAATACCTTCGCGGGTACCACCGCCGGCTTTAAATAAACGTTTGGCATTTTCTACTGCATCGGCAAGATTATCAATACGCAGCTTTTTGATGTCATTGTTCGACTGGATATCGTAAAAGCTCTTGTTCAGATCGAGCTTCAATTTTTTTATTTCATTTTGTTTTGATTCCAGCTGAAATTTAAGTTTCTCGAAATCGGTTTGCGTAGCTGATTTATCAAGTGTAAGTATTGATTGACCTGCATTTACTTTTTTACCCGCATCCATAATCACATTTTTTATAGATGCATTTATTGGGCTGGTCAGGATCTCTTCAAACTCCGGCAACACCTCGCCGGTGGCATTCAGCGTATTTTCAATATTGCCGGTTTCAACAACCGCGGTTGTTATTTCTGATTTTTTTATGGATGATTTTAATGTTGTTCTGACTATCCATATTAAAGCAATAAGCACCGTTAAGCTTATTAAAACAATACCAACCGTTTTTCTTTTTCGTTGCGATGTAACTTCCTGTGTAATTTCCTTATCCATTATAGTACCTTGTATAGCATAGTTACTTGCAATAGCCATACCAAAGTATAAAACCTGATTTTCAGGTATTTATATCAAAATGAAAATTAAAAAGTGATCGATATCGGACAAAAAGTTTAAAACCGAACTAAAAAAGCGAAAAAAAAATAGAAATTGGACCAATATTAAAAGAAGGTTTAGCTTACCAATCGCCGGTTGAAAACATCCTTTAAAGCCCGTTTTGCAGCATGATAACCACACATACCATGTACACCTCCCCCGGGCGGGGTTGAGGATGAACAGATATAGATCCCTTTTGCAGATGTTTTGTAAGGCGACCATCGCAGCACAGGCCGTGTGAATAATTGGCCGAGATCTATTACTCCGCCGTTGATATCGCCGCCAATATAATTGGGATTATATTCTTCCATTTGAACGGTATTCATCGTGTGGCGGCCTAATATTGTATCCTTAAAACCGGGAGCAAACCGCTCAACCTGGTTTTCTATTGTCGCGGTCATATCTTTTTCAGACCCATTAGGCACATGGCAATATGCCCATGCAGTATGTTTGCCCTGAGGAGCGCGGGATGAGTCCAATATACTGGGCTGAGCCAGCAAAACATATGGTTTTTCCGGATGTTTTCCATCCCAAATCTGCTGCTCACCTTCTTCTATTTCTTCAAATGTATTTCCAATGTGGATGGTTCCGGCTTTACCGCATTCAGCCGCTTTAAACGGGATAGGTGCATCCAGCGCCCAATCAACCTTAAAAACGCCCATCCCATACCGGTATCGCTCCATTTGCCATTTGTATAACGGCGAGAATTTGTGGCCGGCAATTTTAAGCAACTGCCTTGGCGTAACATCAAACAAAAAGGCATGCGCAGATGGCAATTGGTTTAATGAAGTTATATAGGTATTGGTCTCTATTTTACCGCCTATTGATACAAAGTAAGAGGCTAAAGCATTGGCTATTTGATTTGACCCGCCTTTGGGAATAGGCCATCCCTTTAAATGTCCGTTGGCCATTAAAACCAATGCAATCGCAGAGGTAGCCAAATTACTTAGTGGCTGAATGGCATGTGCCGCCATACCTGCAAATAAACCTCTCGCTTCAGGTGTTTTAAAACGCTTTACCAGGTGACTCGCCGATGTTAAGGCAGGCAAGCCAAATCTCGCCATGGCTATCGGGTGCATGGGAAAGTGCAAGGGCCCCAAAACATCGGCAGCTATGACAGGCCAGTCTTTCACCACCGGCTGCATCAATTTAAGGTACGTATCAGCATCTGCCCCTAATAACCGGCCAGTCTCTTCAATAGAACCAGTCAGGATGGCAGCAGTGCCATTATCTAATGGATGGGCCGCAGCTATCTCAGGATAAATATATTCGAGCCCATGCGCAGCCAATGGCAACGTTTCAAAAAACGGCGACGCTGCAGCAAGCGGGTGAACTGCTGAACAAATATCGTGCAGGTAACCGGGTAGGGTAAGTTCTGCAGTGCGCAAGCCGCCGCCTATCGTTGGTTTACCTTCGAGCAATAAAACCGACAATCCGTTTTGCTGCATTAAAATAGCAGCCGCCAAACCATTAGGCCCAGATCCAACTACAACAGCATCGTAATCGCGCTTTTTCAGTTGCATTAAAAATCAGAATAAGCCGTTGGGTGCAAAAAGAAGATATCAGCCTTTGAAACATTATTTTGAAATTCCTTTTTCGCTACAAGCACCTTCCATTCAGGGTCATTTGAAAAGGCATCCCAATGTTTATCCCTGTCGGCCTTGTTGTTAAAGGTAGTCATGTACATCAGGTTTGGCATATGGCTTCCTGCTAATACTTCAGCGTAAAAAACGGCATTAAATCCAAGCCGCTTAAAAAGCGCAACTTCGTTACCATCGTTAAACATCTTTACCTTGTTCACATTATATTTTTCTGTCGCACTTTCATAGCTGCGCAGTTCATAAACCCTGTCGGTTTTGTTTGCCGTAAGTTCAGGAACGGCAGGTGCCGGCATTTTGGGGAAAGCGCTCAAAAGAACAGTTTCAAGGCGGTTAAAAGGGGCTTCGTTATGCGCGGCATCAATATAATCTTTGCCATCGGCAAGGTACTGCTGATCTGCAGATAATTGCTGATCGACTTTTTTTATCTGCTCAAACGTTTTATAGGGTATTAACACATAAACCTTTTTGCCTGAAGTATCCGCCTCAACCAGTTTAAACACACCGATACTTTTTACCCCTACGCGGTGCAGGGCTGGCAAATAAGCATTTTGCAGGTAATTGTCCAAACGGTCTTCCTGTGCCTGGGTTTTTAAATGATAGATCTTCAACTGGTAGTAATAACCATCAGCCGCCCTGGCTGATCCGCTTGTGCCAACGCAAAGGAGCGCAGTTAAAAAAATCAATAGATAATAATACCGGGCAACGTAAGATGAACTCATATTTAGTTTAATTTGGGTGAATTTAAGAATTTTATAATCGGATATGGCGTAAATTTATTTAAAGCCGGGGCAACTTTATAACTGCCGGTAACTAATTATTTCCTTAGTAGCCTTTTATTTCTACTGCCCTGGTAATTATCAGCATCAAACAAAAAGGGATAACAAATCATCAATTCGTCATCCCTTTTTGTAAAATGTTAAAACAGGCTAATTATTTAACCCATTGGGTTTCCAATAACTTCATAAAATAACCGCCAACTACACTGCGGGCCTGGAAACCCACCATCTTACCATCTTTAGTTTCATGCCAATCACTAAGCGGCACACGGGATGTGGTTTCAGTTGCAAATTTATAAACGGGGTCAACCAACGCTTTAAAATCTTTAGGATTATCAGCTAAGGAAGCCGTCCAAATAATCCAGTCAGATTTAGTGTAGGTCTTGCGGCTATCCAATGGCAAACCAAACTCGTTTTGTTTGGTTAAGTAGTAATTGATCTCCTTTTTATATACCTGCGCGGGGAATAAGTGTAAGCCCAATACTTTGTCCCATATCAGGTTATACTTTTGGCTCCAGGTATCTTTCTTTTCAAATACCAGCGAATAATGGTCGCCGGCATCGGCAAGTTTTTGCCACCTGTTAGCCATATCCACAGCAATAGCTTTATATTTTTGTGCTACCGCCTTTTGGCCTAGTTTATCAGCCATGTCTGCATAAGCACCTAAGGCTACAATTGCTTTAACTGATAAATTAGCATTCCGTGCAAGATGGCCCGCAAAATCATCGGTACACAGCTGGTTCCCCGGATCAAAGCCATTTTCGCTCAAGTAGTTAGCCCAGGTACTCAGTGTTTTCCAGTGTTTTTTTGCATAGGAGGCGTTTCCTTCTGCTTTTACAATAGCCGCGGTAAGGATTATCATATTACCTGATTCTTCAACAGGCATATTTTCGCCATAGGTTTGCCCGTTCGCCAGCGGGTACGTACCCAGGTCATGCGCCGCAAAATCACGACCCCAGGCTTTGCTGTCGCAATAAAAGAAAATCCCGTTCAACATCCCTTCCAATAATACCGGGTTATAAATAAGATACAGCGGGGCCGATGGATAAGTAACATCAACGGTGTTAATTGAGCCGTTACTGAAGTTTTCTTTTGATAAGAACAGCGTGGTTCCCTGCGGGCTTTTTAACAATTGGTGAGCCGCAATGCTTTGGCGATAACCCAATACACATAAGTCTGCATAGTTTTTTCCGCCGGCTTTAAGTGCTGCATTGTACATGCTTCTATTAAAGGCGTCGCATTTTTGCATTACAGCAGCGTAGTCAGTAGCAGCCGTGGTTAATTCCTTCTCTATGGTTGCGCCTGCAGTTTTCCACCATGGTTTTAAATTTTGCTTAAAGTATTGAACAGAGTACAGGTCATCATATCCCAGCTCAACAAATTTATCTTTTGCTGTGCCGCCAATATTACCAAAATCAAGCACTGTATTTAATACCAGCCCGCGCCCTTTGGTGACTTTGCTGCTTGTATTTATAACCTGCCCGGTGAACGAATTTACAGCATCGCTTTGCGGCGTTACATACTGTACCGCATTTTCTGCAGCCGGAGCAGCTACGTACATGTACCCCCAATCAATCCGCAAGTCATCACCTTTTTTCTGCAAAACCGGCTGTGCAACAGTACCTGCTTTAAGGATTGATAACGATTGGGTAAGGTATTTCTGCGTAGTTACCTCCTGCGCCGGTGTGTTCACGGCTATACCGGTTGATGCACCGAAATATACTTTTACCTTGTGATTTTTCCCGTCATTTGACTTTACTTTATAGCTAACGTATGAAACCGGCCTCGCGAAAATATTCAAATCATTCATCAGCAACGGCGAGGTAAATGTTACTTTCAAATCCACACCAACACATTCAAAATCATAGATGGTTTGCGTAGCATTTACCGTAACATCTTTTTGTTTAGCAAGCAATACTCCTGTTGACTTCGCTTTTGGTTCATTAGCAAGCCCCACATCAAGCCAGGCGCCACCGGCGGTGTTGGCGCAATGAATAGCCAATACATTCTTACCTTTTAGCAGTTTCTCTTTAAACTTGTCTTTAAGCGGGATCATCTTAAAATCACTGGTCCACCCCACGGTGTTGAAGATCTTTTCACCGTTCAGGTAAACTTCAATATTGTCGTCATGGTACAGTTTTAAAAATAACCTGTCTATATTCAAATCATTTAGCGTGAATGTTCTCCTCACCCAAATATCTTTACCCGCCCACAACGTCTTCGCTTGTTTCTTATCGTCAGAAAAAGGAGCTGTTCCTGTTTTCCATTTGGCATCATCAAATTTCACTTCCTGCCAATCCTTCGCAGGTTCGGTCTCTGTGTATTGGCACTTATAAGTCATCTCATCTGATGCTGGCAAAACCGTAGTAAAGGCCGGCATATCTTTCCCTAAAAAACGATAGGTGGTGTTATCCACTTTAATCATTCCTATTAACGATTGGTCTTTGCCGGTCCAGTGCCTCGTAGGGTGCGCATTTAAGCTATCCGTCATAGACCAAATGCTGAAATAAGTATTGTGCGTAATCAGCGGATACGCCGGCGCTTTTTTCACCTGGCCGTTAACTAAATTACAGGCGGAAGCCAGCAGCAATAAAGCTGTTGTAAGTTTTTTTTTCATGATGTGCAGATAATGTTTTACCGGGAAAATAAAAAATTCACAGCCGGCGGTCCACAAATATAAAGTATGAGCCGCCAACTGTGAATTAAATATTATAACTCTCTAACCCAAATATTGCGATAGCTAAGAGGTTCGCTTTTGTCGCCGTGGGCTTGTAGTTTTATTGGAGAAGGGCCATGTTTAATATATTCGGGTTTGCCAATATATTTAGTTGGGCCTTTTAATTCGAAGTTGTTTTCAACCAACACGCCGTTAAAGAATACAGTAACGTGTGCGGTTGTTTTTACAGTACCGTCTTCGTTAAAAGTTGGTGCCGTCCAAATCACATCATAAGTCTGCCATTGTCCGGGCATTCTTCCGGGGTTAGCCAAAGGAATAGCTTGCTTGTAAATACTGCCTGCCATACCGTTAACATAGGTTTTGTTGTTGTATGAATCCAAAACCTGCAATTCGTAACCGTCGTCGCCTTTTCCTATTGAAGCCAGGAAAATCCCGCTGTTACCCCGGGCCTGTCCCGAGCCTGTAATACTTGCAGGGACTTTCCACTCAATGTGTAACTGGTAATTGGTAAATTTTTGTTTGGTTTCGATGTTTCCGTAATGTTTGTTTACAGTCAGGATGTCATTTTTAACATCCCATTTAGCCGGCGACTGGTCGTCAACCTGTACCCATTGATCCAGGTTTTTACCGTCGAACAATTTTATAGCATCAGAAGGCGCATCCCTGAAGGCGCTGCCAGGTGTTACCACCTTCGGAATTGGCTCCCATATTTCGGTATCTTCAGGCTTAGCCTGTTGGGCGTGCGCCATAAAAAAGCTACCCGTTAATGCTGCAGTGAATAAAATTGAGTATTTCATTTTTTTGTTTTAATGGATTAAATTGAACCGATAAGGCTTACAGCCTGTTAACTATTTAAACATGCAATACATTCTTTACATAAGCGGCGCTTTCAGCAATGCTTACAAAAGGATCAATGTTTATATAATTTTCCTGTTCAACAATAAAATGTTTTAAACCGGCAAGTTTAGCGTGGCTCAAAATGCCCTTAAAATCAATACTGCCTTTACCTATTTCGGTATTTAAGTCAGTTTGTTTTTTATCCCTGTCCTTTATATGGCACAATGCAAAACGGCCCGGATGCTCCCTGAATAGTTTAACCGGATCCTGCCCGGCACGAACCACCCAAAATATATCCATTTCCATGTGCACCAGCTTCGGATCAGTTTCCTTCAAAATGGTGTCGTAAAAAGTAGTACCATCAATTGGTTTCCACTCAAAATTGTGGTTATGGTAACCCAGTTGCAAGCCTGATTTTTTACACAGCTCAGCGGCTTTGTTTAATTTGGCGGCAACCTCTTTAAACTGTTCAGCGCTCTTTAAAACTTCGCCGTTAATTGAAGGTACAACAACGTAGGTCATGCCGGTAGCGTTTGCCGCTTCAATATAACTTTCAAGTTCGGTAGTTTTGCCATGAACAAAGTACTCGTCCATCCCAAAATGCCCGCTTGGGGTGGTAAGGCCGTGGTCTTTCAGCAAGCTGCTGAATGATTTTGCATCCAGGCCCCAAAAGCCGCCTTGCTTTGAATAGCCAAACGTTTCAACTTCTTTATACCCTGCGGCGGCTACTTTGGCTATTACACCTTTCACATCTTTTGGCAGCTGGTCGCGCAGGCTGTACAGTTGCAAGCCTGCAACCTTTGTTCCTTTTGCTGATAATAACCGCGGCGCTATCATCAAGCCGGCAGATAGCAGCCCGGCCTGTGTTAAAAATTTTCTCCTGGTTGTCATTTGGTTGTTTATTTAGTGTAGAGTGTTTTAAATCCGGATAGTTTAATCGCCTGTTAAACGTCGCAAATTTGTATAGCCTTTTTTAACGAAGCTATTTTATCTTTCGCCTTGGGAACAAACTCCTGCCCTACGTAACCCTTAAAGCCGGTAGCAACAATTGCCTTCATTACCGCAGGGTAGTAAAGTTCCTG of Mucilaginibacter xinganensis contains these proteins:
- a CDS encoding 3-keto-disaccharide hydrolase, encoding MKYSILFTAALTGSFFMAHAQQAKPEDTEIWEPIPKVVTPGSAFRDAPSDAIKLFDGKNLDQWVQVDDQSPAKWDVKNDILTVNKHYGNIETKQKFTNYQLHIEWKVPASITGSGQARGNSGIFLASIGKGDDGYELQVLDSYNNKTYVNGMAGSIYKQAIPLANPGRMPGQWQTYDVIWTAPTFNEDGTVKTTAHVTVFFNGVLVENNFELKGPTKYIGKPEYIKHGPSPIKLQAHGDKSEPLSYRNIWVREL
- a CDS encoding sugar phosphate isomerase/epimerase family protein, whose translation is MTTRRKFLTQAGLLSAGLMIAPRLLSAKGTKVAGLQLYSLRDQLPKDVKGVIAKVAAAGYKEVETFGYSKQGGFWGLDAKSFSSLLKDHGLTTPSGHFGMDEYFVHGKTTELESYIEAANATGMTYVVVPSINGEVLKSAEQFKEVAAKLNKAAELCKKSGLQLGYHNHNFEWKPIDGTTFYDTILKETDPKLVHMEMDIFWVVRAGQDPVKLFREHPGRFALCHIKDRDKKQTDLNTEIGKGSIDFKGILSHAKLAGLKHFIVEQENYINIDPFVSIAESAAYVKNVLHV